The DNA sequence caagggggcggaGTGGGGGGCGcttggaggtgtaaatgactaccaGACTTTGAACTGCTGGTATCGTTGGGTCAAGTTCATCACTTTTCTTgaattaattaaaaacagttttaattggatttttaataaatgtgcaattaattgttactccTTTGCATGTTACTATGCTaatatcttccttagtgggtcaggCAAACCACTGTTCTTAATAATGCTTTTGCTAGAGTACCAAGGGAACCAAGGGGGCAGGGGCCCCCAGAGGTTTGAGAACTCCTGACATAAATGGTCCCAGGAAGGGCACACACACCACATTCCAAACATGGGAGTGCAGCCCTGCCGATGAAACCTCAACAGGCAGTTTCCTCCCTATATGTTAAGAAAGGATTAGCTAGTGTCCTGGTGgtagttttcaaccagtgtgccatggcaccctggggtgccttgaaggatggtcaggggtgcagCGGGCAATACTGGcccctgtccctctttccttccctccctccttggatgtcctctcacgtctctgcctcccaaaggtttgcacagctgtttgttgcaaaaGCCCTGGCTTGAAGCTCCCCTGGTGAATGgttcctctggggctggccagggggtgcttcccaggcccctgtggggcagtgtgaggaggcacctctctttaggatgggggtggggtggggagctgctcAAAGgccaggggcggcagcagcgactgcccagaggactctcaaggagagactgagggaacactccacaagggaaggtgtttgaaaaagggtgagatgATGCCGGCtcggcaggcaaggggtgacataactgggctcctgagccccacaggggagctgcagaaagaatgtagttggttaagggagccgtgCACTCAAAACGCTTAGAAACCTCTGCACTATATAAATACTGGAGGGTTGAGCAGCAGTCTCCTAGTGACACCTTCTGGAGTTTCTCATTCACTGCAGAAGCAGGACCACTGAAAGGCAGTGTTCCCTGTAGGCAAGTCAGAGCTTGTCCAGACTTCCTTTGGTGCCACATTTCTAGGCTCAGGTCCAGCCTTTAAAGCTCCATGTTTGAGCATTCTGGGGGGTTTTGTCCCTGCACTTTGCCCAGTTAAACCTGTgttttgctgctgaatcagagcaaacggcaataaggttttccatggattgccattAACTCAAATTAGGCAGTGAAATTCAGATTTTCCTGTGGAAAGCGCTGCCGCCGCAACAACAGCAGAACTGCTTGGACACGAGGCTTTAAAGCCTGGACAGCACAgcgcaaaaggaagtctggatgagccccaaTGTCTCTTATCCTGGAAGACACCAGGAGATCCACCTGGTCAGACtagcctctggggctggtcaggctcagggatcagcaaactttttcggaccttgtggggggccggactacattttgaaaaaaatatatgaacgaattcctatgccccacaaataacccagagatacattttaaataaaagggcacattctactcatgtaaaaacaagctgattcccagactgcgggccagatttagaaggtgattgagccggATTCGGCCCCagggcctttgtttgcctacccatgtactagCTGAATCCCTCTCCTAAGACTCATCATCCATGCAGCCTAATTGCAACAGGCCAAGATCTACTTTCCTGggcctgctgccccccccccactgctttgTACTGCAACCCCAACCAACCACAGCCAGCACAACAAGaggagaagaccccccccccactctgtccAGCCTTCCCCCCCTCCATTCTGAATGTTCATAGgattccttcttcctcttctgtctgTCTTCTTCAGAGCggaaaaagaatacagtggtacctccggttaagaacttaattcattctggaggtccgttcttaacctgaaactgttcttaacctggggtaccactttagctaatggggcctcccactgccgccgcgcagCTGTTgggcgatttctgttctcatcctgaagcaaagttcttaacccgagatactatttctgggttagcagagtctgtaacctgaagcatctgtaacctgaagcgtctgtaacccgaggtaccactgtatgcagctCAGGTGTAGGTGTGGAACACCTACACATGTAAACACGGACGATTTATCTTTATTACTGTGCACTTGTTGGTTCAAACTGGTTTGGATTTAAACACTTGTTGAACTCATTAGCAAAAACAGagctaaggttttttttaatagctttAGTTGAGCTAAGTTCATTTTAATTAACAGAGGGAAGAGATAAGGCCGATCATTTCGCGCTGCTAACAAATACATTGGTTATTTGCCTCAATGATGAAATTTAAAATGTTGGAGTGAATAAAGCAGTCTTATCTGACAAGCTGACAATAAGGGAAAGCTGCATTTAAGAATTTATAATAAAGAGCCAGTGTGCTATATTGGTTAGAGTGtaggactagggcctgggagaccaagaTTCTAATCCTCAGTAAGCCATGATgcaactcactgggtgactttgggccagtcactgcctctaggcccaacctacctcacagggttgttgtgaggattaaaggaggagggggTGAAACATGTATGTGCCActtcgagctccttggagaaaaacatggaatataaatgcagtaaatgaatATATATAAACAACACAGCTGGTCGCTAGGGATGGAAGGGTCAAGTTTGGTTCTGTCAGagcctcatttttccaatcttacatttggctctccacatttctgcaatttcagagttatcccccccccaaaaaaatagccccctgaaacttcatcagcatttcagtgcaaatttgtcCTAATCAGCACATGTGTGTATGCAGCTTTGCATACAAACTaatgcacatattttaaaaaaaaacaattccccctaatatattcACATTTGGTTTGTTCTGACAGATATATTTGTATGTAGGCTTCCCCCTGATTTGTGTATTTTCATAAATGCTtttgggctggagaactgcattgcaaaatgtggaaaagtgcaaattccaaaagttagctgtgttttggtcctctttttttataaaaaagtgtgGATTTAAACATTAACTGAAGcaacttcctcctccatccctacctggtcccccatccctgaaatGGGTCAAGGTGAGTTGTACCTGCAGCTGATGACTCTCTTGCCATGACTAGGCTGCTCCCGATGACCATCAGCTCTGCTTTGTCATATCCAGGGAGTGAGGATGGCGAAGCAAGAAACCCAGCAGCTGCCTCAGCTCCTCCCGACACCTTCCGCTGTGCTCCTGGGTGAGATGCTGCATGAACAGTTTGGCCCCCTGCCTGTCATGGCTCCCATCACCCGAATGAAGAAGAACTCTGGTCTCTACCTTCCCACTGAGAACCGGGACCAGGTCCTGGGAAGGAGGCGAGCAGCAAacgctaaagagagagagagggtgagcaGACAAAGGTTTGAGAGTGAGCCCTAAGGAACACACAGTAGAACTTAATTCCAAGGAGATGTCCACTGTATGAAGCCACAAGAGTTTCTGACCTCCtagttacaaaataataatagaatagtagagttgtgtcatctagtccaggctcctgcaatgcaagaatcctgcccaAGGCTGCCCCCGGGTGGGCtgaaaccaccaaccttctggttaacactgacccattgcacctcctgcaaggaatctcaactaaagcatccatggcaggtggccatccaacctctgcttaaaaaccaccaattctgaggaagtccattccactgtcaaagatcctcttaccctcagaaaattcttcctaatgttttgtcggaatctccttccttgccatttgaacccattggttcagtcctactctctggagaaggaaacaagcttgcccctcagatatttgaagatggctctcataaaTGAAAACATCTGCCAGTTTTAATGGGGCTTGACTCCAAAGGGAAACACCTGCAGCTGACAGCCTCTCCCattctggccttccagatgccttggactacaactcctatcagcaccagccagcctgGTCATATgatgctgtggctgatggaaacATGTCAgttctggctggggctcatgggagttgtattcccagaCACCAGGAAAGCAGCCGGTTGGGGAAAGGCTGTTCCAGAACTTTATGCTAAGAAATTCCTGGTCATGATGAGCATAAGGAAATCTGCTAATGATTGAAAAATACTTCCTGCTCTCTAGTCTTTTCTCTAGTTTTGTTCATGCAATTGGTGGGGTAATAATCTGAAACACACTTTAGCCTCCGAGGTGGTCAAAGGCTGAGTCAGAGTTTGATGTGAATGTTGCCAACGTTGACAAGTAAACAAGTGTGAAAACAGGTCATTTACTGAAGGCAACTGATGGTTTTTTGGTGGTGTGCAGGTGAATGTCAGGAATTACTGGATACTGGGGGCAGTTTTTCAATATTTACTCCGAGtaaataaaccactgagcctagggcttgccgatcagaaggtcggtggttcgaatccctgcgacagggtgagctcctgttgcctggtcccagcttctgctaacccagcagttcaaaagcacatcaaagtgcaagtagataaataggtaccgctccggtgggaaggtaaacggcgtttccgtgtgctgctctgattcgccagaagcagcttagtcatgctggtcacatgacccagaagctgtctgcagacaaacgccagctccctcggcctatagagcaagatgagtgcgcaaccccagagtccacgactggacctaactgtcaggggcacctttaactttacctttacatggTAAAAGCCATTCTTCAGTGTTAAATTGTGGCAATGAGGATGACATTGGGCTCAAGATGTgacagaaaatgggggaagtgCCCAAATTTTCTGACTTTTCCCACTAGCCTCCCCAAAGATTAAGAATTACCAGTAATTGTCAACATTTGCCGTACCCCAGATAGATGGCCGTGGAAGCCTTGCAAGCTTTATGGAGTAGTCATTGCATTTTACAAGTTGATTCCTTGGGGCTTGGCAGGGAAAGAGATGTTCTTTTTTCTGTACCCAGGTGGCCATTCCTCAGTTTCCACCAGCCAATGCTTCCTGGAATATTTTGTAGGTCTTCTGGGGGAAGGACTGTGTCCTCCTGCCAATTCCTCCAGGAAAGCTGTCAGGACAGAGCAATAAAATAGGTTTATGCTCTTAGAGAGCACTCTTATCAGAAAATCAGCCATTGCTAACTGTTTACTCTAGATAGCTTGGGTAAACTTTGAGGAGGTTAATTCGGCAACCTAGTTGCATCAGACTTTGGCAGGAGGCAAATGGCGATAGCTTCTCAGGAGCTGAAGGGAGGCTGAAAGGCTCATAATATCATACTCATTCCACTTCTGTCTCTAGTAGGTATTTGTGTTGTGTCAAAAGTTAAAGACAAAAACAAGGCAAAATCTATTTAATTAAAGACAAAAACAAGGTGTGGGTGTGTAGGTGTGCGCACACGcgcaaactgtattttaaaagtgtgttttaattgttgtaactgtTCTGGGGCCTTAGAGTGAATAGCAGATACCGTaattagaataataaaattgtagagttggaggggattccaagggtcatcagctccaaccccctgcagtgcaggaatcacagctaaataatcctagacaggtggccatccaacctctatttaaaaacatCAAATGGAGACGCCACCTTCTATTCTCgaacagttcttaccatcagaaagttattcctaataataatagtaatgtgAAGTGAAACCTCTCCCAAACCACTTTCACCTCCCTTTAAAACTCTGCTGTCTTAAGTGTTGTTTGACACCCCTAAACCTGCAGCAATTACAGGAACAGCAACAGGATTATTAAGCATATGGCAAAACTGGAGTTTGAATCTCTGTCCCTCTGCCCTCAGGCCAAATCTTGAAAGTAAACAGAGGTGTCTATTGTGGGCCTCCAGTTTCTTTTGAGGCTCCATCTCCTATCACCCCTGACGGTTGGCCAAGTTGGGTTGGTGCTGATGGAAGTTAGTCCAGCATCTCATCTGtagagccacaggttagccaccccaatATCCTATCCAATTAGCAGGCAGCCAAATTGAAGAAAATGAGTCGTAATTTGGTTTCACGAACAAGTTAGTAAAAATGCACATCTGGAAGGACAAgtgatgggagggaggggggctctTCCCAACTGCTCATCACAGGATGAGTGCCAAGGAAGGAAAAATTTCTCCGGCTTGAAGGGCTCAGGAGACAGTAATCTCTTGGCTTTaattgcttgcttttttaaaaaaacaaccccacacacaGATAAAGAACTTGAACAGTTGCTTTTCCAAGCTCAAAGCTATCGTGCCACTGATTCCGAAGGACCGGAAGCCCAGCAAAGTTGATACGCTTAAAGCCACTGCTGAATACATTCGCCTGTTGCGCTTAATTTTGGAAGAAACTGGAGGGCGTGAGGTAGGAGCAAAACTAACTTtgcatcccccccacccctgccgaacttatctttaggcgccaagcgaaaacatttctctgtaaccaggcctttggcctttaattacctgtggccttttagaagtgggtgaggtgttttaaaaacattttttccctcccccaatggttttaatgtatctgtgTGCGGTGGGTAGGTTTCCTTGGGCCCGATAAAGAACCGTGCCACACTGTGTGGTCTGCTGAAGAACCTCCTGAGTTTGTTGCGAAACCCTGTGCTTTGCAGGTTCCAGGGCATCCCCTGGAATGCACCTGTGGAG is a window from the Lacerta agilis isolate rLacAgi1 chromosome 8, rLacAgi1.pri, whole genome shotgun sequence genome containing:
- the FIGLA gene encoding factor in the germline alpha, with the protein product MAKQETQQLPQLLPTPSAVLLGEMLHEQFGPLPVMAPITRMKKNSGLYLPTENRDQVLGRRRAANAKERERIKNLNSCFSKLKAIVPLIPKDRKPSKVDTLKATAEYIRLLRLILEETGGRELKDAAGHGPSGPSSAPAPLERCLPASPTPQRPNNGIKTEDGVEMVWANPVGQTPMWAWEETLIPTYVGIVELHTTG